The DNA sequence AAATACCCCTGCTGAAATCGCGTTGCATGATCTCGGTTGCGCGCGTGACCTGCCAAGGCGCCAGCGTCGGTCGTGCGTCAGGTCTTGGATGTGCGGTTGTCCCACGCATTCGGCCCCTATTGGGTGGTGCGAGGGACGGCCGGGGCTCCGATTGTCGAGCGCATAGTGCGACATCTACGGTCATATGTTCAAAGCCGCCATGGCGACTCCTCGGGTGTATTGAAGCAGCCCTTTTTTGCGCTGGGAACCTCAACGCACCTGCTTCCTCGATCACCACCCCAAATCCGGCACGGTACAGCCGCGGTCGCCTGAGGAGGAAATCCGTTCATTCCCGCGCCTGGACACCTGGGGGATAAGAAAGGCGCCCTCTTTTTTTATCGCGGGCTATGCAGGTGCTTTCCGCCCCAAGGCGCGGACCACTGGCCATGTTCTACAGTTTTGGTCGGCGCAGAACCTTGCGAAGGAACGTTTCGGCGCGCGCGAGTTCTTTCTGCACCGATCGCTTGTGTAACCCGAATTCCAACGCGATTTCAGCCTGTGGCTTGCCGTCCCGCCATCTTGCGAGAAACAATTGCCGTCGCCGCTCGGGCATGGCGTGCAGTGCTTCAAGCGCTCGATCCATCTCAAGGCGAGCGAAAGCAACCTGCTCGGGATCCGGGGCAATGTCCGGAACCAGCGAGAGGATGAAGTCATCGACCATTGCGGTTCGGCTATGGGCGCGGATGTTGTTTTTCGCGAGGTTGAGCCCCATCCGATAAAGATAGGCCGTGTGGCTTCGGATTTCTCCGATGTCCGGATATGATCGGAGCTTTACATATACGTCGTGAAGAGCGTCTTGCGCCGCCTCCTGCGAGTGGAGGCGATGCGACAAACGATGCAGTAGGATTAGATAGTCTCTTTCCAGTGCGGCCAGAAGTCCATCTATTG is a window from the Altererythrobacter sp. B11 genome containing:
- a CDS encoding RNA polymerase sigma factor, yielding MNDIARYGPGFDARKDKSAEPAADFPAIDGLLAALERDYLILLHRLSHRLHSQEAAQDALHDVYVKLRSYPDIGEIRSHTAYLYRMGLNLAKNNIRAHSRTAMVDDFILSLVPDIAPDPEQVAFARLEMDRALEALHAMPERRRQLFLARWRDGKPQAEIALEFGLHKRSVQKELARAETFLRKVLRRPKL